TCCCACGTCTAACGAACACGTTTCTAACCAAGCAGCCCCGCTCGACACCATTGCTGTTTTTGGTATTAGCACGGTGCCAACGCTGACCTCACAGTGGCCATTACTTGAGACGCTTGATGGAATCCCAAGTGCCTGGGAAGCACTGGGCCGCCAAAGCATTTTTATTAATGAGCAAATGGCGGTGGCCCGAGCGCTTCAACCAGGCGATAGCGTTCTGCTTGAAACATTGCAAGGCGCTGAATGGTATACGGTGGCTGCTATTTACCCTGATTACGGCAACCCACAGCAGCAGCTATTAGTTACTGTTGATACGCTTATACAGCGCTTTGAGGGTGAACTGGCGTCGACAGGCGTCGCATTACGTGATGAGGCCGATACAGATACATTTCGCCAAGCGTTAATTGCGGAATTTGACCTTTCCCCAGGTGCCCTAGTGAACCAACAAGAGGTTAAGAAGGTAGCCACGCAGATTTTTGAACGCACCTTCAGTATCACACGAGCATTGAATGGCCTAACGCTAGGAGTAGCGGCACTCGCACTGCTGGCGACACTACTGGCCCAAGCACAACACCGACAACGGCAACTTGCCACGCTGTGGGCGCTAGGCGTGCCACGTGGCACCCTTTCGCTGCTGCCGCTGGTTCAGTTAGGCGGGCTGGCATTAATCACTGGCCTACTGGCGATTCCCCTTGGTATAGCAATTACTTGGCTGCTGGTAGCCGTCATTAATGTAGCAGCCTTCGGTTGGCGGCTACCGCTTCAGCTATTCCCTCTGGATATTGCGGTCATGCTACTCACCGCCTTTAGCGTTGCCCTTTTTGCTGCCGCTTTTCCCTCCCTGCAGCTTTGGCGAACATCGCCTTGTGCACTGCTTAACGAGGGCACCCAATGAGCTTTCCACGCCGGTTTCAAACACTCGCAGTTTTAACCTTCTGCCTAATGCTAACGGCCTGTGGTGACGCGCCTTCCAACGAAAGCCCACAGCCTCAACCACCGCCACAAGACGGCTTTGCGGGCCTAGGCGCGCATACGGAAGGGTTCGTTCAAGCAGATGCTTCCGTATCGTTGGTGTTTCCAGACGACCACGGGCCTCATCCTAACTACCGCATTGAATGGTGGTATCTCACGGCCAACCTTGAAGATAGCCAAGGTGAACCGCTAGGCCTTCAGTGGACACTGTTCCGACAAGCCCTTATGCCACCACAGAAACGCCCGCCCCCTGAACCCTGGAGCACCGATCAAGTTTGGATGGCTCATCTAGGCATCTCTCAGCACGCAACGCACGTTGCCGCCGAACGCTTTGCCCGCAGCCATAGTGCTCAGCAGTATTCTCAACAGCGTTCTCAACAGCGATTTCAACAACAAGATCAGCAACAGGGACAAGCAGGCGTGGTGGCAGCTCCTTTTCATGCGTGGATTGACGACTGGTCTTTCAGAAGCCCGCCAGACGCCAACTTTGAAAGCTTTACTTTAAGGGCTTACAGCGGTGAGGCCGACGCGCGGATTGGCTACGACCTCACTCTTCGCGCAGAAGGCCCGCTGGTGTGGCACGGTGAAAACGGTTTTAACGCCAAAACTATTCAAGGCCAAGGGTCTCACTACTACAGCCAGCCGTTTTTACGTATTGAGGGAAGCGTGACGCTCAATGGTGAATCCCGTGCAGTGCAAGGCAGCGGTTGGCTAGATCGGGAGTGGAGCAGCCAGTTACTAACCGCCGAACAAACGGGCTGGGATTGGTTTTCATTGCACTTGAATGATGGACGTAAGCTGATGGCTTACCGGTTACGCGGCGGCGGCGAAAACGGTACAGACTACCGCTTTGCCCACTTGTTTAACGCGGATGGTCAAACTGAACTGATAGGCCCAGATAGCGTTGTACTCACACCTCTCGCCACAGAGCGTGTAGCAGAAAGAGACATTCCTACCCGATGGCAGCTTACACTCCAAGACGCCAATCTTGAGCTCATCATAGAAGCACGACACCCCAACCGCTGGATGCCAACTACCGTGCCCTATTGGGAAGGGGATGTGGTGGTACGAAACACGCCAACCCAGGAACAGATCGGCGTGGGCTACTTGGAAATGACAGGGTATTAATCAAGGCCCGACAGCAGCATTGGCAGCCAACTGCTCGCAAGGGGTATCGCGCTATTCAAGAAATTTATCATATAAAAGTGGTAGCGCTGGCGGTTAGCCCCTCAGGCTGCTAGCCTGATCATTAGTAAAATAATCTTATATTCATGATATTTCTAAGCAATTTCACAGCAAAAAAAGATTCGTTTCAGTGATCTCACTGCTAATTAATGTGTAGAGTTTGCACTCATAAGAACTAGAATTAGTGCCTTAACCTGGGCAAATAAAAGCTACTCACATACGCAGGTATTTCAGATGGCCTCCCTCGCCCAGCACCAAAACCCTTCAGCTAATATAATTCGTTCGCTACTGAAGCATACGAATGAGCTGTCCGTTTACTCCAAAGACATGCCCTATGCTTTAACAGCAGAGGTGATAGAGCTAAACCTGAGCACTGGGCATATGGTGCTGGAGATCGAATATCTAGGTTCGGATATTGAGCGCTATTTTTATAATGGCAGCGTCAGCTTCGACCTAGAAGCACTGAAAGGCGCTCACGCCATAGAGCGCGAAACCTATAGCCTCAGCAACGTCGCTGCCAAACTACAGAAGTCGGATAGTACTCACTATCACCTGGAGTGCCAGCTTCCAGAATCGGTATTTGTCCAAGAAAATAGAGGCGCGGTTCGCATCCCTTTCATCCTTGGCATGCTAGCCCGTGTCAGCCTGGAAGTTTACTCAAATAATCTTAATGTGTCGGGTCGATTGCGTAACTTATCGATCGGTGGCTGTATGGTCGATATCGACCTGGCGGACAGCATAGCAATCGGGGTCAACCAGAAGATCCCCGGGGTGACTCTCGAATTTCCTAATGGAGAGAGTTTTTTTGCCGAGGGTAAAATCTGTCATATGCGCCCTTTTGGTAATCATGGCTATGCGGCGGTGGGCATTCAGTTTATTAACTTGTCGACGTCACAAGCCGAGACCTTATTTCAATTCGTTAATGAGTCCGAGAGAGAAGCTGCCTACCGCACAGGATCCAACGATAAGCTGACGTATCACTCTTCCCTTTTCATTCCTGGCCTAAAAGAGAAGAAAATTTTGCAGCGAGAAGCACAAGAGCGTGAAAAGCAAGGCCGCCAACCGCCGATGGAACGCGGAGTGATGGATGTCGCCCATCAGCTTCAAGTAGCGGTGATGTATATGAAAAACCGTGACTTGTTCCCTAGCGAGATTTTATACGATTGCGTCGATACGCTTCGCTATCTTGTCGAACAAGATCGCAAAGCGTTTCTGTATGCCCTGGCGTTCCTTAGAGAAGAACCAGACTGGGTCAGGCATGCTGTTCAGGTTGCAGGCCTGCTGGCCGACTTGCTCCTCTCTCGCGACCCGCACGACCCACAAGTGCGTGAAGCAATGCTGGGTGCCTTGCTACATACCGTTGGCAAGCCGCTGCTAATAAGCGAAAAATTGCCTTCACTCAAGGTAAATATGAACCCGGACCAGAAGTTAATTCTCAGCGGTCATGTGTCAGCTCTGCGCGAGAAGCTAAAAAAATTAGCCTGGGAGCCAAGCCCTATCTGCCGCGATGTCATTGAGAATGCTAATGAACGCCTAGATGGCTCTGGCTATCCAGCATCGAAGCAGGGTAATCAACTATCGAAGCTAATTCGGCTGATATCGGTCATCAAAGTAGTCAACAAGCTCTTACATTCGCGTAATGGCGAACCCGCGCACTCGCCACTTGATGCCTACCGCATTGTCAGTAACGCAGACGCGGCCTATGACAAGACAGTGTTAGTCGAGTACATCCAAGTGTACGGCCTTTATCCGATTGGCTGCTTGGCTAAATATTCGGGCAGCTTTCTTGCCTGGGTCATGGATGTCGACGCCAAAGGCATGCCAAATCAGGTTCACATCGTTAAAAACCTGCGTTTCCCAGAGACCAACATCAGTAGTGTTATCTCCCAAAGCGATATATCCCAGATTGGCAAGCTAGAAGGCATCGTCAATCCCTTTGATTACGGGGTGAAGGTAATCAAAATTTAACGGTACTGATCCATCCACCTTCGACGCGAGTTACTCGGTAAATGTCAGTATCTGTTCCAACAGAGCACGCTTACGCGGCAACAAACTCACTTCTAACCCTAGCGGCCGGAAAACGCGGTTCTTAACCTCTAGGGTGACATTATTTTTATCGCCTTCCAGATCCGACAAAGTTCGTCGACTAATGCCAACCAAGGCGGCATAACGAGTCTGGTTCAAACCCAGCACATCGCGGCGTAGCGCGCGCAATAGCGCTCCGTCGGTGATCTCCCCCGCATAGAAACGTTTCAGCAGAGCTACCAGGGCTTCTTCGCGATCATCAGAATAGCCTCGCTTCATAGCAACCCCCAACGTTTGAGTCGAGTATTGATAGTGCGTAGGCCTACTGCAGGCATATCAAGGATTCGGGGAGGAACCCCACGGTCAGCCAGACGTTCATCTACGCCCTTTAGTTTCAATGCAAGCGCACGAAGCTCCTCTATCACTCGCTCTGGCTCAACGATGTCTGACAGTGTGTCGGCAATCGCTAGCCAATCGTACTCCCCGCCCACTTCTAGGGGCGTTCCCCATTGCGTTGTTCGTGTCACCCCCTCGGGGTCAGCCTTCATAGGCGCAAAGTCATACACGGGGGCAAATCCAATGCCTTCGGGGCGCTTCAATAATGCCGTATTCCGGCCATGATTATCAGAGTTGCCGAAGGCGATATTCAACAAATCACGCTTAATCCATTCCAGAACAAACAAGTCGCTCTCGAACACGGCGCCTTGTTCTTGCACGCGATATTGAGCTCCCAGCAAGCTAATCAGCTGCCGAATTGTGTCACCGTGATGCAGAAAGGTGCCCGGCGCAGCACCTACTAAGGAGTAGACTGACTCCAGGCCATAGCGAACCCAAGTACCGTCGAGGTACTGCATATCAAAACGGGGTAACCACAGGGACGGGTAACGTTCCCCCTCCTCCAGACGCATTCGTTCAGTATCAATCGTGGCGACACCTAGCGATGCAAGCTCCTGATAATAATGATATTCAGCGCGCAAGATATCGCAATCGTCAGCGGAACGTTTACCGCGCGGAAATTTCACCAACATCGGTAGATCAGGTCGGTGGTTTTCATCCTGCCAAGTATCAATCCAAACGTGGTCGTCGTTCGTCATCCTGAGCAGCAATTTTGGCGCTTCACCGCCAGCCCCAGTGGCACCGCCACTAGCCGCCCCCATCTGCTGGGCGTACTCTAGAAAGTCCACCTGACGCTCTACAACGCTTTGCACGGGAAAGCGCCGTTCCTCTAAGGCTTTCTTTGCCGAGAGATCAGGCACTGATTCCTTGATACGTAAGTTACCGACCGGTGCGATAGTGCCACGCGCCAGTAATTCAGCATCCTGACGACCAACTGGCAAATCATGAAGCCCCAGATAATCTACCCAAAAGCGGCGACTAGCTCCCGCCGGCATAATGTCTTCTAAGAAGCCGAACCAGTGTGGCGATTCGTGGGTCAGCATCAACTCGATAGGTAACCGCATACTGCAGGCGCGTAGATCGTCTTGAAATAGCCACTCAACGGCATAGTCAGTCGCATAACGCAGCCGAGACTCCCCACGAGTACCCTGCTCAGGGTTAGGCAACGACAATTCAGCCGCATCATGCCAAGCTTGATCAAAATGAACCTGTATCGTCAATTTCAAGAATCACCTATGCGCAGCAGAGTACTCAAAAATTCTTCTAATGATCATTTATGAGCAGTTTAGCGCACATAATTACCGCAAAAAAGAATTAATGAGCATTATAGCGCACAACTGATTTTCACCACGAGCGCCACATTGGAGCCTAATGTGAATATTACCCACTTAGAACATGTGTTTATCGCGCTGCTTATTCAAATGGCCCTGCTTCCTTTTGCTAACGCCAGAGTCACCGGTGCCATCGCGGTTGCGCTCTTGTTAGGGCGTGAGATTGCACAACATGAATACAGGCTTGGCGTTCAACGTGGTTGGGAATGGGGGGAAACATTACCGGTGGGCATGCTTGAAGGCGTCTGGCGTGGCTGGACGCTGGATTCGGTGTTAGACGTTGCTTTCCCTGCTCTGGCATGCACAGCGGTGGCCATTGCGATCAAGCTCATAAAGCCGAAACGGCTAAATTGCGAAAGCGAAACGTCTAGGAACGATAAAAGCCCCTGATTCATCAGGGGCTTTTCATAATGGGTATTGGGCACATCTATTTAACAAGCACTTTACCTATTACGCGAATCATGCAAAATTAATTAACCAACACCTTATATAAAAACGAAAAAAGGAAAGTACTATGCGCCGTACCCAAGCAGGAATAGCAACTGCGCTTACATCACTGCTGTTTGCCGTTCCGGCCTACTCCGATGACCCGCTTCGCCTCGCTGTTGATGTTCCCTTTGAGCCTTTTGAGTATCGCCTACCCGATGGCACCCTGACAGGCTTTGAAGTGGAACTGGGTGAAGAAGTATGTCGACGTATCGAGCGTGAGTGCGAATGGGTAGAACAAGGCTGGGATGGCATCATCCCCGGCTTATTGGCACGAAAATACGACGCCATCATGTCCTCAATGGCAATCACCGATGCACGACGCGAACAAGTGCTGTTCTCAGAACCCTACTACAGCAACCCTAGTGTATGGGTGACTCAGGAAGGCAACGAGGTCGACATTGAGGATCATGACGCCCTTGAAAGCCTATCAGTAGGCGTTCAGCGTGGCACCATCCGTGATGAGTACATTACCGACACCTATGGCGATCTCGTTGACGTACGGCGCTATGCAACGGGCGAAGATCTCGCAGTGGACATTAGAACAGGTCGCTTAGACGCAGCTTTTATGTATTACCCACTGGCACTGTCATCGCTCGAAGTTAACGCTGAAGGCAGTGGAATTGTCACCAGCTCGCCGCTAATCCGCGAGCCAAAGCACTATTTCGGGCACGGCGTAGCGGCAGCCTTCCACCCTCGTAACGAAGCCCTGGCGGAGCAGTTCAATGAGGCACTGCGAGAGATCAAACAAGACGGTACCTACGACGAGTTAATGAACAAATACGTCGACTACGACATCAAGATCTGAGGCTGCCACTATCTCGCCAACTATAACCCCAGGGATAACGCACTACGATTACCCCTGGGGTTACTGGGTATTGAGGCAACGGTCATCCTCTGGCAGCTGATTTCTTTTTTTGGGGCTTAGGCTTGAGCGGTTAATGCAACGCTTAAAGACGTTACATTTGCTAGCTTAATGGCAGTGGCGAGTGCCTTGCTTGGTATCTCTGTGGCAGCCATTACTGTCTGTACGCCCACCATGTTCGACAACATCCCCGCTATGAAAAACTGTGGCAGCTGATACGCTACCAACACTCAGGAACATGCCTACGCCTACTATCACTAGACCTACCAATACCATTTTCATGATCGATTCTCAGTAATTGCTAGCCAATTGCCAGCCCCATGAGATTAACATTTATGGTGTCTGAACAAAGCTGACTTAAGTCAAAAGCTTATTTAGTAAGCTAGGCCAGATAGCAACAAATACGAAGTTTAATCCCCCCCCTTTTCCGATTGAATCAATGCGGGAATGGCCGTTTGGATGTAGCTTGCCAAGCTGACAACTGCTTCCCATTAGCCCTTGAATGAATCGCCCCCTACTCAGTCAGTAATTGTGAACTTCTCTTTAGAGACGATTCCCATCAACTATTAACAGCAGAAAACAGCCAGAAGCAGTTGTTCGGATGCTCTTGATTTAACGCCACATTCAGTAGCTTGTCCGCTGCCATGTTTTGTTAAATTTCAATTAGGTTCAGAGCCATCGCCTGGCTTCCGTTATTACCGTTTCCATTCTTTTCTGACACCCCCTGTGGCGGCGGCTGCAAAGATATAGCGTCTCACTCACCGGATTGGGAAGTTGGCGAGCTTTAATATGCTCGGGCTTGTGAAATGCCTCAACCGCATGGGCCGGTAATACCGTAAAACCCAGCCCGATGCTGACAGGCTCCAGCATCAGCCCAATTTGGTTCGAGTATCCCTTCTTTGGAAATTGATGACTGTGCTGGAACTCAGGATAATTTTCACCAAGCAACAGGTTAGCGTGGTGACATCCATCAGTGTGGTCAATAAAACTGAGGGCCATCAAAGTCTCCCAATCAGGATCTTTAACGGTCTCAGGGGTCACCAATAACAGTGACTCTGCCGCGACAGACGTACAACTGACCTCGGCCAAGGTAGATTTTGACGTCATGAAGCCAATATCCACAGTGGATTCGGCGATGGCGGTTTCTACGTCGGAATTGGATGCAAGCGGTAATCGATTATGAGCTTTGGATACTTGCTCTGCAGTGCCAATAAGCGTGGATATAGATATAGCTTGAGTCCAACACTACCGGGAGACATCATACGAACCATCCCTTCGTAAGGCGAATCCTCTTGGACTGCTTGCTCTAGACTCAACAACGCTAGCAGAATGTTCTGTGCTTCAGTGTATAACCTATCGCCGGCATACGAGAGCGAGCATGTCGGACAGTTAGTGGAAGCCCAGAAGGTAATAACTAAAATTAATCAGATAGTTGTGCATGATGAT
This genomic window from Halomonas sp. TD01 contains:
- a CDS encoding lipocalin-like domain-containing protein, with product MSFPRRFQTLAVLTFCLMLTACGDAPSNESPQPQPPPQDGFAGLGAHTEGFVQADASVSLVFPDDHGPHPNYRIEWWYLTANLEDSQGEPLGLQWTLFRQALMPPQKRPPPEPWSTDQVWMAHLGISQHATHVAAERFARSHSAQQYSQQRSQQRFQQQDQQQGQAGVVAAPFHAWIDDWSFRSPPDANFESFTLRAYSGEADARIGYDLTLRAEGPLVWHGENGFNAKTIQGQGSHYYSQPFLRIEGSVTLNGESRAVQGSGWLDREWSSQLLTAEQTGWDWFSLHLNDGRKLMAYRLRGGGENGTDYRFAHLFNADGQTELIGPDSVVLTPLATERVAERDIPTRWQLTLQDANLELIIEARHPNRWMPTTVPYWEGDVVVRNTPTQEQIGVGYLEMTGY
- a CDS encoding PilZ domain-containing protein, yielding MASLAQHQNPSANIIRSLLKHTNELSVYSKDMPYALTAEVIELNLSTGHMVLEIEYLGSDIERYFYNGSVSFDLEALKGAHAIERETYSLSNVAAKLQKSDSTHYHLECQLPESVFVQENRGAVRIPFILGMLARVSLEVYSNNLNVSGRLRNLSIGGCMVDIDLADSIAIGVNQKIPGVTLEFPNGESFFAEGKICHMRPFGNHGYAAVGIQFINLSTSQAETLFQFVNESEREAAYRTGSNDKLTYHSSLFIPGLKEKKILQREAQEREKQGRQPPMERGVMDVAHQLQVAVMYMKNRDLFPSEILYDCVDTLRYLVEQDRKAFLYALAFLREEPDWVRHAVQVAGLLADLLLSRDPHDPQVREAMLGALLHTVGKPLLISEKLPSLKVNMNPDQKLILSGHVSALREKLKKLAWEPSPICRDVIENANERLDGSGYPASKQGNQLSKLIRLISVIKVVNKLLHSRNGEPAHSPLDAYRIVSNADAAYDKTVLVEYIQVYGLYPIGCLAKYSGSFLAWVMDVDAKGMPNQVHIVKNLRFPETNISSVISQSDISQIGKLEGIVNPFDYGVKVIKI
- a CDS encoding helix-turn-helix domain-containing protein, which gives rise to MKRGYSDDREEALVALLKRFYAGEITDGALLRALRRDVLGLNQTRYAALVGISRRTLSDLEGDKNNVTLEVKNRVFRPLGLEVSLLPRKRALLEQILTFTE
- a CDS encoding type II toxin-antitoxin system HipA family toxin, with product MKLTIQVHFDQAWHDAAELSLPNPEQGTRGESRLRYATDYAVEWLFQDDLRACSMRLPIELMLTHESPHWFGFLEDIMPAGASRRFWVDYLGLHDLPVGRQDAELLARGTIAPVGNLRIKESVPDLSAKKALEERRFPVQSVVERQVDFLEYAQQMGAASGGATGAGGEAPKLLLRMTNDDHVWIDTWQDENHRPDLPMLVKFPRGKRSADDCDILRAEYHYYQELASLGVATIDTERMRLEEGERYPSLWLPRFDMQYLDGTWVRYGLESVYSLVGAAPGTFLHHGDTIRQLISLLGAQYRVQEQGAVFESDLFVLEWIKRDLLNIAFGNSDNHGRNTALLKRPEGIGFAPVYDFAPMKADPEGVTRTTQWGTPLEVGGEYDWLAIADTLSDIVEPERVIEELRALALKLKGVDERLADRGVPPRILDMPAVGLRTINTRLKRWGLL
- a CDS encoding transporter substrate-binding domain-containing protein — encoded protein: MRRTQAGIATALTSLLFAVPAYSDDPLRLAVDVPFEPFEYRLPDGTLTGFEVELGEEVCRRIERECEWVEQGWDGIIPGLLARKYDAIMSSMAITDARREQVLFSEPYYSNPSVWVTQEGNEVDIEDHDALESLSVGVQRGTIRDEYITDTYGDLVDVRRYATGEDLAVDIRTGRLDAAFMYYPLALSSLEVNAEGSGIVTSSPLIREPKHYFGHGVAAAFHPRNEALAEQFNEALREIKQDGTYDELMNKYVDYDIKI
- a CDS encoding YHYH domain-containing protein, whose translation is MKMVLVGLVIVGVGMFLSVGSVSAATVFHSGDVVEHGGRTDSNGCHRDTKQGTRHCH
- a CDS encoding LysR substrate-binding domain-containing protein, with translation MTSKSTLAEVSCTSVAAESLLLVTPETVKDPDWETLMALSFIDHTDGCHHANLLLGENYPEFQHSHQFPKKGYSNQIGLMLEPVSIGLGFTVLPAHAVEAFHKPEHIKARQLPNPVSETLYLCSRRHRGCQKRMETVITEARRWL